In a single window of the Blattabacterium cuenoti genome:
- the rpsO gene encoding 30S ribosomal protein S15, whose translation MTVEKKKEIFKTYGTSVYDTGSSKAQIALFTYRINHLNNHLKNNKKDFNTERALVKMVGKRKKLLKYIEKHDIDSYKNIIKHLGLRK comes from the coding sequence ATGACAGTAGAAAAAAAAAAAGAAATATTCAAAACTTATGGAACATCTGTTTACGATACAGGTTCTTCCAAAGCTCAGATTGCTTTATTTACTTATAGGATTAATCATTTAAATAACCATCTTAAAAATAATAAAAAGGATTTTAATACAGAAAGAGCTTTAGTTAAAATGGTAGGAAAAAGAAAAAAATTGCTAAAATATATAGAAAAGCATGATATTGATAGTTACAAAAATATAATAAAACATTTAGGATTAAGAAAATAA